The following is a genomic window from Pseudomonadota bacterium.
CAAAACGGAGGTCCTTTATGGCTAAGAAAAAGTATGAAAGAACAAAACCCCATGTAAATATCGGAACCATAGGACATATAGATCATGGGAAAACCACACTCACATCTGCCATTACCCGGTATCTTTCCAAAGCAGGAATGGCGA
Proteins encoded in this region:
- a CDS encoding GTP-binding protein; the encoded protein is MAKKKYERTKPHVNIGTIGHIDHGKTTLTSAITRYLSKAGMA